The proteins below are encoded in one region of Drosophila santomea strain STO CAGO 1482 chromosome 2R, Prin_Dsan_1.1, whole genome shotgun sequence:
- the LOC120447183 gene encoding solute carrier family 2, facilitated glucose transporter member 8 yields MDEQHRNLNQNGSESNGKQARIVSGLDRPLKTPPPGEQTRAVRRQVIAVILANVGVLSTGMTLAMPTATLHQLKDVTEPVHLDDSQASWFASVNALSAPLGGLLSGFLLDRIGRKRSLIVLNVLTILAWILLATPSESDGIAFFWQLIAARFILGVGMGLASAPPGVYAAEISVPKTRGSLILGTSISVAGGITILYGIGYCIRDDFRLIALICCGYQLVALLCVLPLPESHCWLLSKKRVTEAKRSLNYFRGFNKSDEITHPLVLEEFQLLQKSLQQRNAAVKESFLRSLREPEVYKPLVILMSLFAFQQLTGIFVVIVFAVQISQEAGIEIDPFMCAVLIGLARLITTCPMGYILELWGRRRAGIISTLGMSVCMFLLAGHSQNDLLKEVPYLPVVSIVGFIVLSTLGLYTLPFFMISELFPQKVRGPASGLTVAVGMFISFVVLKTYPGIKEYLGMSSCFIFFGVMALFALIFVYLALPETRRRTLLEIEEQFRSGRSRKSQNQADVEMKEVFVRKPEE; encoded by the exons ATGGATGAGCAGCATCGGAACCTCAATCAAAATGGCAGCGAATCCAATGGCAAGCAGGCCAGGATCGTTTCGGGATTGGATCGACCGCTGAAGACGCCTCCGCCTGGCGAACAGACAAGGGCAGTGCGGCGCCAAGTGATCGCTGTTATCCTGGCCAACGTTGGTGTCCTCTCAACGGGCATGACCCTGGCCATGCCCACCGCCACTCTCCACCAGCTGAAGGACGTGACGGAGCCAGTGCATCTGGACGATTCGCAGGCTTCCTGGTTCGCATCGGTCAACGCTCTGTCCGCTCCTCTGGGCGGCTTGCTGTCCGGCTTTTTGCTGGACAGGATCGGCAGGAAGAGGTCCCTGATCGTGCTCAATGTGCTCACCATTCTTGCCTGGATTCTGCTGGCCACACCCAGTGAGAGCGATGGAATAGCCTTCTTCTGGCAACTCATTGCCGCACGATTTATACTGG GTGTTGGCATGGGACTGGCCAGTGCGCCACCAGGAGTCTATGCAGCCGAAATCAGTGTGCCCAAGACGAGGGGCAGTCTCATACTGGGCACCTCCATTTCAGTGGCCGGTGGCATCACGATTCTCTACGGGATCGGCTACTGCATCCGCGATGACTTCCGCCTGATTGCCCTCATCTGCTGTGGCTACCAGCTGGTGGCCCTGCTCTGCGTGCTGCCACTTCCGGAAAGCCATTGCTGGCTTCTGTCCAAGAAGCGGGTGACGGAGGCGAAGAGATCCCTCAACTACTTCCGTGGATTCAACAAATCGG ATGAAATCACCCATCCCCTGGTGCTCGAAGAGTTCCAGCTCCTGCAGAAATCGCTGCAGCAGAGGAACGCCGCGGTGAAGGAGTCCTTCTTGCGGAGTCTGCGCGAACCGGAGGTCTACAAGCCACTGGTCATCCTGATGAGTTTGTTTGCCTTCCAGCAGCTAACCGGGATCTTTGTGGTCATCGTGTTCGCCGTGCAAATTTCGCAGGAGGCGGGCATCGAAATCGATCCCTTTATGTGCGCCGTGCTCATTGGTTTGGCTCGCTTGATCACCACCTGCCCAATGGGATACATCCTGGAGTTGTGGGGTCGTCGAAGGGCCGGTATTATCTCCACTTTGGGCATGTCCGTGTGCATGTTCCTGTTGGCGGGACACAGCCAGAACGATTTGCTCAAGGAGGTTCCATATCTCCCGGTGGTGTCCATCGTGGGCTTCATTGTGCTGAGCACCCTGGGCCTTTACACCCTGCCCTTCTTCATGATCTCAGAGCTTTTTCCGCAAAAGGTCAGAGGGCCCGCCTCAGGACTCACCGTGGCCGTGGGCATGTTCATCTCGTTCGTGGTCCTGAAGACCTATCCGGGCATCAAGGAGTACCTGGGAATGTCGAGCTGCTTCATCTTTTTCGGGGTCATGGCTCTGTTTGCCCTGATCTTCGTTTATCTCGCCCTTCCGGAGACCCGTCGTCGAACGCTGCTGGAGATCGAGGAGCAGTTCCGATCGGGTCGCAGTCGCAAGTCTCAGAATCAGGCGGATGTGGAAATGAAGGAGGTCTTTGTTCGAAAGCCGGAGGAGTAG